TATGGAAAATTTAGACAGCATGCTGTCTCTAACCTTGGGTTtcttctgaagtaaaaaaaaagtgaagTCTAGTAGGATGCTAAAGCACAGAAAGATTTTACAAGTTATTAGCTGAAGAGACTTGGGAAATTTGATAGCACTTctatttgtgaggtaggttaggctgagaatctgTGATTGGCCgcaagtcatccagcaagctttcatggctcaAATGGGAATTCGaatctggatttcccagatcctagtctgacactttaccctgacctggatggcccaggctagcctgatctaatcagatctcaaaagctaagcagggtcagccctggttagtatttggatgggagacctccaaggaataccatggttgctgtgcagaggaaggcactggcaaaccacctctgttagtctcttgccatgaaaaccccaaaaggggtcgccataagttggctgcgacttgacagcacttcacacacacacgcagtctgacactttaaccagtaGACATTATTATTGTGTGAATGTTGCACAGAGGAGACTGTGCAACTCATTCCCTCAGAAAGTGCAGGTCTCCACTGCTTTATAGGATTTTGTGAGGAACCTATGACATATTTATTTGAAAAGCCCTTTGACGATTAATGGAGTTATATTTTTACCTGGATTAAATTTATTGTTACTATTAATAGCTACTAAGTTACTTTAGAGGAGCCCCTTGGcgtagagtgttaagctgcagtactgcagtcaaaagctctgctcactacctgagttcgattctgacggaagtcagtttcaggtagctggctcaaggttgactcagccttccatccttccaaggtcggtaaaatgagtacccagcttgctgagggtaaagggaagatgactgaggaaggcactggcaaaccaccccacaaacaaaagtctgccttggaaatgttaggatgttacatcaccccatggatcaggaatgacccagtgcttgcacaggggacctttacctttttaagttacTTTGGGGATCAATGGATGAAAAATGGCATATTATTGTTCTTTTTCCCAATCCAAATAATCTTTAGCTCATATATGGCTTTGCTACATCCAGAATGGATACAGATGCAGTCCTTACCTTCTACCAGATGTATCCTAATGAAGCCCTTCAGCATGCAGGGCTTGTCTCTTTACTGCTGCATTTCAAGTGGACATGGGTTGGGGTTCTAGTGATGGATGatgacaatggagaaagcattgTGCAAACATTACTTCCACTGTTTTCCAAGTATGGTATCTGCTTTGCCTTAGTGGGAAGATTTCCAAGACCAAAATATGTCACTGAGTTTCAAGCCATCATGGAACCAGGGATGGAATTACTTGTTAAACTCCTGACCAGCAAGGCCAATTCATTTGTAGTTTTTGGACTCTCTTATTCTGTCAGTGATTTGCTATGGTTGGTGAGACTATCAGAAGACTTCAGTATTCCATGGAAAGCAAAAGGTAAAATGTGGATACTGACAGCCCCAATTGAGTTCAGTTTATATGTCTATCAAAGAGTTTTTGATACAGATGAAATCCATGGTTCTCTGGCCTTTACAGTTCACTCAAGTGATATTCCAGGATTTCAGAAATTTGTTGAGAGAAGAAACCCATATGATAGAAATGGAGATGGCTTCATACAGAACTTCTGGTGCCATGCCTTTGACTGTGAATTCCCAAATCAGGAGCAAGAAGAGAGAGATCTGGGAGAAATTTGCACGGGGCAAGAGAAGCTGGAGAGAATTCCTGGGTCTTTTTTTGAAATGGGCATGACTGGCCACAGCTACAGCATTTACAATTCTGTATATGCTCTGGCCCATGCTGTACATGCTATGCTGTCATTCCAAACCAAGCACAGAAGAAAGGTAAATGCAAGGAGCCTGAATCTTCCAAGTCGAGACCAATGGCAGGTAAGGCCTTTGGAAGAATACATGGGAACACAGCATTTTTGGAGGTGCGACATAAGGCTTCGATTTGTGTAGTAAACAGTCCCTCAAAAGGCTTCTTTTGCACGATTTCTCCTTTCTTTTCATTTCCCTCTTGTTTATATTTCAATCAGCAGTCACAGCTGTCTTCATTGTGGTCAATGAACTTGCTATGGCCTTTGTAAATTCTTGCAATATTGCTAATTCAAATTGCATCCTTTCCACCTATCTTCAGGTCAGAAAGGGTGATTTTTTCTGTTGCTTTCTTATTGCTAGAAACCAGGGGATAGCATCATTCTGCTGCTTCCATCATCCTGACCAAAGTGCTTGGTTGTGAAAGTTCATCAAGCTGCCTTCCTTTTAATGTTCCTCTGTATCCTTCTTTGACTTGGCAGGTTCTCATATTGCTGGCTCACTAGTTGAGAGTGAATTCCCATACAATCTAAGCAGGTTGTGCATGAACTCTTTTAGGATCACAGGTCTCATGTGCCATATTTGCTTCACATATCCATTAATCTGTGCTGAAGCATATGCACTAATTACCAGTCTATTTCTAGTCAAAATTCAGAATGTTGGTTTGTACCTTTAATTCCACAAATTTCTGCGGATGTATCCAACCATCCACAGGCTTTAGAGAGTGGGATTTCCCTGCTTGCCCTACCTGCTGTCATTAACAGAGTCCCCCTCCTAATTTTATTATAGTAAGGTTAACAAACTGCCCTGGGGAAATTAAGGGTATGTCAGTTGAAGGGAGCCagtatagtatagtggttaagattgacaaactctaatctggagaactgtgttcgattccccactcctccacatgaagcctgcttggtgaccttgggccagtcacagttctctctgaactctctcagcccacatggaggcagaaaATGGTAACTTCCCAATGTCTGCCTCCACCAGCAGTTGATGGGAGAATTTGCAGAAATCCCTGCTCCCACTTTGGAGGAGCTAAGTGTGATTCAGACCTCAGAACTCTGTGGCTGGATTCGTGCCATTTCATTGTCTGAGTAAAAGCCCTGCATTTTCGTTTTAAGCAAATTAACTAAACTATGTAGAAAGAAactgaatcttttttttaaataagcagcatcttattattattatttttaattagcaGCATCTTCACAAGTCCTTTTGGGGGAAAATGCATACAGAAAGTTGCATTGTATGGGCAGCAAAATATTTACTAACAGCAAATCATTTACTAAATGTATAGGAATCAAAATGTACATGAAACTCACTTTCTGCAAAGCATTACTGTGTCTATATTTCTTTCAGTGATTTAAAGTGGCTCCTTAATAGGGCTGTCAGAATGGCTGAAAGTTCAACTGATTCTTCAAATGGAGTGGAATTTGAATGTAAAAATGTTAGAAAAATGTAAAGCATGTTTGTGTCAGAAATCCCATGAAACCTGCCTCCATTCTGGACAGCTTATAAATATCATTCAGAAAGATCCACTATGGCACAGTTGCAGACTTCCCTAAAATTTTCTTCTTTCCCATCTAGCTCCATCACTTCCTTAGAGGTGTTGCATTTAACAACAGCGCTGGGGACACAATTTCATTCGATGAGAATGGGGTGTCAGTCACTGGATTTGATGTGATGAACTGGGTCTTTTCCCCAAACAAAACCTTCCATAGAGTGAAATTTGGGACAATGGATCATCAGGTTCCCCAAGCTCCTCTAGATGAAACATTCAAGATTAATAATGAACAAATGCATTGGCCCAGATTCTTTAACCAGGTAGGATCCAATGGTCCAAAGATTATGAAATCTTTCAGTGGCACATGTGCAAAAGTGAGGTTCACTGGACTTCAGTAATGAGCCAGTAATGAAATGTTGAATTGTATCTCAATCATTTGAATAAtcaaattaataaatatttaataaattatTAGTTAGCCCAAGGTACATAATTGCCAGCATTTCCAATGATAATGTGGCAAAATGAAGGATTGCAAGTAATTGATATGAATACAATCTTTCACTCTTTTCATTTGTTGATTAGACACAACCTATTTCTGAATGCAGTAAGAGTTGCCATCCTGGTTATAGCAAGCAAGTGAAGGAGAGAgagccattttgctgctatgattgcatCCAATGTCCAGAAGGAAAGATTTCAGACCAGAAGGGTAAGAGACATGCTGTACTGATTGATCAGTCAGATTTGCTAAAGTCCATAGGAACATGCATTTCACATCATGCGTGTATCACTGTTGCCTACGATTCCATGTTGTTtgcttaaaacattttatgccactttttcacatttgaacaattaaaaacatttgaaATAACTGCTGTTGTGAAATCATCAGAAGAGTTGTACAGCTAGCTATATGACCACAGCTGCAAGAGTGGTGCTGGCTACATAGTGAAAAACAGAAGACTGTCCAGatgtagaagaatggaaggatGAATTAGCAGACTATGCAGCTATGGCAAGGCTGACAAATCAAGTCaataaaagacccagagaagagGTTTAAAATAATCGGAAACTTTATTAATATGTTCTATAAAATGCTGTATAAACAAAATTGAGTATAGTTGGTTATAATTGTATACTAGAGAAGTAAAAATAAGTTAGTagtaatgttaaaattattaaTCTATGCAGTGAAGGAAAGTATTGTGTTATTGTTAAAATATTAATGATATACAGAATGAACAAgcgtaaaaaaattaagagaatcTATTATTAAGAGGCTAGAAACTTGACACAACACAGTTTATAAGTAAGTAAAATTATTGCATTCTATCAAATTTTGTATGACCACCTCAAACTTGTTTCTTTTCCCCCTATGTATTGTTTTGTACTGCTTTctatttttctattttctatttctgtttatttttattgaaataaaataaaaaaaatattttaaaaattataatgatAAAACTTGATTGAAAGATAGAATAGGTATGGGCTAGGTGAAGTACCAAGGCGGACATAACAAGATATGCATATGTGTGAATAGATTCCCTGTTCTGTGGAAGTCATGGGGAATAGTTCTGATAAGAAATCTTTCAGTgatggagctgaatttctcacTGGAATTTCAAAACTTGGATTGTTCCTTGACACACTGTGAGTATTCCCAGATCGGGGGAGAGTGCTGTAAGGAGGTTGCTACCTTTTATTTTATATCTTGAATCCATTTGAAAACCTGACACTAAACTATCATTATTGAGGGTTTTTTCTCTCagtaaaatacagtgtgtgtgtgttgtgttaagtgctttCGACTCATgactaccctatgaatgaaagtcctccaaaatgtcctctctttgacagccttgctcagatcttgcaaattgaaggctgtggcttcctttattcagtccgtccatctcttgttgggtcttcctcttttcctgctgccctcaacttttcctagcatgactgtcttttccagtgactcttgtcgtctcatgacgtgaccaaaatacagtaCAGAACCTTTATTAGGCGTTTGATACAGACACTAAACAGTCTAAAATACTACATAGCTAATTAACACAAATACACACATCATAAAGCACACTTGTAAATGATCATAAACCAAAAtagaataaatataaaattatttatgATCATTCACTACCAATTCATAGCTCCTCAGGGTGGCTAGGAGATACCTAGCTATTTAATGGGTAAAAAAGGATTCTAGTCAGATAAGACCAGCCACTCGTCTGGGTAACCTTAATATTTATGTAAGAGGGAGCTCATTATGGAATTCTTCAACCTTTCACTGACAATATCTCTCCTGATGAGGAGTTCTTAACAATCTGCCATAAAGGATTGCTGTCGGCAAGATGTTGaacctggcgagcataaaagctctgTGGACTTGAGGAGACTTAAGATGGAATTAGTAGCGAGAAGAAGCCCCATAAACTGGAATTACAGTTTAATGAGACTTTCTGGAAAATTGCTTAGAGTCTTCCGCTCAAAGAACGCTAGGGttgtgaaaaaacaaacaaacaaaaactagtCAGTACATTTTGAGTTGGGTTTTATTGGGgccgatttttttggtaaatccagaaaaagatgaatacccataccggtaaatattggtattcagcttaccaggtttaccgaaaaattcaggtccattatagtctatggggattttttcaaagctcctaagggggcatttttggaggtagagtccccaagtTTGCAGTGTGGTGGCAAAGGACTCTCCTTCGATGGccaccaaagttttgtaaactttgggccagggggtccaattttatgggcacacAAAGTGGTCacacccatcctccaggcattcgtgagccgagctgtccatcggttttcaggttcagaagttcagcgttgcagaggtctggtggaaagagccaattgacaggctggcacctcaaagtctgggggcttcaTTTGTATCTgtggcacatagcatgatgtccatgtaaattagtttccaaactgaggaaaaaggcttaaatgcaagaaaaataaagcacggaaaatattatttttggtggtaaatgacatcctgtgaacattcctttattatggtaatcaaaaatctgatttcaagagatggtcatcgTGCGGGGAAAAGAAGCCTCTTCTCAggacaaccttcagtttgagagcaggtttttttttggggggggggatgaaagcgGAGCCAGCCGAAATCATgatcaaggcagctcttgtgaaggagattgcttatctGCCCAATAAGTAACTTTAGAAGCAGTcatttttttagttggagggtatatcctggACGGGATTGGTTGAcccctgtcttttaaagtgcaaatCAGCCCACCGcctgttggtcagaccaagttggctccaatttaTGACccagacctcaaaagggccccaactatggggccctaacaaaaccagtcaaaaaaagatagaaaaatgggagaaagtacagagccatgcatctgagcaaaggcaaacaattatttggcttttggagaaattgcctattcagctttggggagatccccaggttttggtgttcaataaacccaaaacccaaaaattactgaaatggctaatttcgggtttatttttggttcgggtttatcaatatgcacaactttAGTCTGGGGGCTCCCTCATATCAGGGGCGCATagaatgatgtccatgcaaattagcttccaaacagagaaaAACGGCTTAAATTCAAGAAAAGTAAGGCACAGAAAacttttattttggtggcaaatgacatcccgtAAACAGTCccttattgtggtcatcaaaaatctgatttcaagagatggccatGGTGCAAGGAaccaaagcctctacttggggcaatcttcagtttgacagcaggtttttttttttgggggggggtgatatcggagccagctgaagtctggACCATGGGCACTGTCTGGAGGAGATTGCTTATCTGCAAAAGTGAGGGAGTcccctttggaagcctggtggtgtgagcagctattgaagccggttctttgtagttggagggtatatccctctggatgggacttgaTAAgccctgtctttttttaaaaaaaaacacaaaaaaccttatgcttgatccagatcaatccactgaatggttggtcagaccaagttggctccgattacacaaccctgacctcaaaaggaacaaaaccagtcagaaaaagatagaaaaatgggagaaagcacataaCCGTGCATTTGAGCAAAAGTGAATAGTCCGAAAAAGTCAAAtaattattcaatttttttcaggaatcacctattttgctttggggagatccccaggttttggtgtttggtaaaaccaaaacccgaatattgccaaaatggcgaACACTAAACAGCTAACACTAAAGAAAACAAGTATGTGTGTGGCTGAATAAGAATTGGTCACAAAATATAAAATTGAACTCAATTGGCTTCACTATTGTTTTGGTAGATCTAAAAATCTGTAATATCTTCAGACCTAAAATCTTTCAAGAAAATAGTGCAGTGTAATaaccccatgcttgcacaggggactacctttacctttaaagagttTTAATTCTTATAAATCACCCCCCTGCCACATTTCAGAGGATCTGCATTAAATGGATCTTCCAGTGTTAAGGGAGGAAAACCCTTAAATGTATGTAAAGAAGAGCTAAACATGACTATGTTCTGTGGCATATTTTGAGATTCaaacctctttttttctttttcagatatGAGTGACTGCTATATATGCACAGAAGAAAAATTTCCAAACAAAAACCATGATTTATGCATTCCCAAGTATATCAGCTTCTTATCTTATGGAGAACCTTTGGGCCTTAGCTTAGCCCTTTGTGCTCTTTTACTGTCTTCTATCACAGCTTTGGTATTAGGAACATTTATGAAGCATCACAACACTCCCATTGTCAAGGCCAACAACCGGGGCCTCACCTACACGCT
This genomic window from Euleptes europaea isolate rEulEur1 chromosome 18, rEulEur1.hap1, whole genome shotgun sequence contains:
- the LOC130490479 gene encoding vomeronasal type-2 receptor 26-like translates to MFLYVIAFLRVSLYIALQYKAVSEAVAFMATKSGTCMRKRASMFRVNVVSDQNIVNPENCHDSTVGSKIRVRVQKEDGGISVVAADSAFSHTIPKNYQHVLALAFAVKEINENPEILPNITLGFHIYDSYFSAKWTYLATMQLMSTPRTFVPNFKCDIQNDLLAIIGGLDSHTSFDIATISSIYKIPQLIYGFATSRMDTDAVLTFYQMYPNEALQHAGLVSLLLHFKWTWVGVLVMDDDNGESIVQTLLPLFSKYGICFALVGRFPRPKYVTEFQAIMEPGMELLVKLLTSKANSFVVFGLSYSVSDLLWLVRLSEDFSIPWKAKGKMWILTAPIEFSLYVYQRVFDTDEIHGSLAFTVHSSDIPGFQKFVERRNPYDRNGDGFIQNFWCHAFDCEFPNQEQEERDLGEICTGQEKLERIPGSFFEMGMTGHSYSIYNSVYALAHAVHAMLSFQTKHRRKVNARSLNLPSRDQWQLHHFLRGVAFNNSAGDTISFDENGVSVTGFDVMNWVFSPNKTFHRVKFGTMDHQVPQAPLDETFKINNEQMHWPRFFNQTQPISECSKSCHPGYSKQVKEREPFCCYDCIQCPEGKISDQKDMSDCYICTEEKFPNKNHDLCIPKYISFLSYGEPLGLSLALCALLLSSITALVLGTFMKHHNTPIVKANNRGLTYTLLISLLLCFLCALLFIGQPEKITCLLRQPAFSIIFSVAISCILAKTITVVLAFMATKPGSRIRKWVGKRLANSIVLFCSPLQAGICIVWLAMFPPFPDVDMHSVVEQIVLECNEGSVIMFYWVLGYMGLLTMVSFTVAFLARKLPDSFNEAKFITFSMLVFCSVWISFVPTYLSTKGKYVVAVEIFSILASSAGLLGCIFTPKLYIIVFRPELNNREQLMKRKS